Below is a genomic region from Rosa chinensis cultivar Old Blush chromosome 5, RchiOBHm-V2, whole genome shotgun sequence.
TATACAcagagaaaatggcaaaaatTAGCTATGAATCTGGTCAACATGTTGAAACAACTCATAGTCTACTGAAGTACCAAATAAAAGGTAGTCCAGACTTTTGTTTGTCATGTACTCATATATCAACATCCTCTCTTCACCGTGAATGCAGAATCCAAAAAGCTTGACAAGGTTTGTATGTCGAAGTTCATGTATGAGGATCAATTCATTCTTAAACTCTAGTGTTCCTTGCCCTGAACATTTTGAAAGCctcttcacagctacttcttgTCCCGTTGCCAATTTTCCCTGATAAATTTATCATATATCCATCATAATACGTTACTGGatcatcaaaaatcatattTCTAATGAGTTTAATAGATGAAAAACTAAATGAAGACTACTACAAGTCTTAAGCTTCTAACATAGACAGAAAATAAATGACCTTATAAACAGGTCCAAAGCCCCCTTCTCCAAGCTTGTTTTCTTCAGCGAAGTTGATTGTGGCAGCCATTACAGATGCATAGCTAAATACGCTCAAGTCATGTCCCATGTTTCCATCATTTTGAAGTCCATTAAAATCAGTAGGCCTCCTAGGATTCCTGAAGTTGAGCAATTGATTCTGGTCTATCTCACCCTCACCTATTAAGAGGGTTGAAATTTCAATTTGCAATCATCAAAGATGTGAAGTTGGACCTGGCTAACAAGCGCACATCCTGCTTAAGTAGAGTATATACCTGAAAGTTTagattttcttcctcttcttcgtaGATAGCACAAGATGGAAAAGGCCATTATCACTAGAGCAGCACTAATACCAACCCCAATCCAAATCCATTTATGCGTTGCACCTAGAGAGTAACCAATAAAATTCTATTTGTTAAAGCGACAACTAATCAATGATCTATATATTTAATTTTGACAAAGATTTAATTTCactacattccatttatatgcAGACATGCTAACAGAACATGCATCAAGCTCAATTATTAGACAGAATTAGTGGAGCTTACCACTTTTGCTTGGTGGTGACTTTGGCGGTGGTGATTTTGCTGTTGGCATTAGCTTTGTCAAAACCAAATTGCTTGCATTACCAGGTTGAGTGCGGTCTTCAACGAACTCACAGTCCACACTCCAAAATCGGCATCCAGTCTGATCATCAAACAGAATGTCGAATCCAAGGCAGTCACAGTTTTGCAAACAAGTATTGTTACAGTCAATACTAGTACCACTGTGACTTCCATTTGATACAAAGTTGAGCGAGTATGGGCATCTTGAAGTTGAACTCGAGGTGATTGGTTTAAAGGAACCTTTTTTTAGCCCAAATGGACTGCCGACATCCGCCATATAAGTGGTTGGCCGGCTAGTTGTCTGGCACCCTACTCCATCTGTGTTGTAGCCTCCACACTGATCTGCTCGTGCAATATCAATTCCCGATCCATAATAATTTAGAATCCATTCTGGTAACTCATATGCACCATCTTCAGAAGTGTAAGTGAGGTAGTCTTCATTCTCATTTGAAACAATGCTAAACTTGTAGCTAACCTTTGCATTCGGCAAAATGTTTTGGAATCTGTTGTTTGTAGCACTATAGTTTCCGCTTCTCCAATAAACCACCCCTTCTCTCCGAATTTCCAATTGGCGGGCAGTTGGGTCCCAATCTAGGATGAAAGGCCCCGGCGGTGGGTAGTTAACGGATGTCCATGATGTAAGAGACCAAATGTGCCCATTGCTACGGTTGACACCCAACTTCATGCCTGGTAAAAAGGTATCTGCTGGATAATCAAAACTTTGCCACCACACCTGCTTCGTTGATCCATCGGAGTTCAACTCTTGTAGGATAAAATTGCCAGAATCTGACAGAGTAGCCGCAACATTACTACTACTTTTTGGCGCGGAGCCAAGCACTATAGGAGGATCGCCACCGCCACCTTCGTTGTTTGTAATGATTTTTAATGTGTTGTTGGAGTCCAAGGTAAGAACTCCAAAAGGGTATAAAACAGGCGAGTCTCGGTTGCCCACCCAAGCCTTATTCGCACCACTTACATTGTACCGCCTAATATATAGATAGCTGTAGTTGGAACTTGAACTGAGGGGCAAGAAAAGCAAAGTGAACTTCCCAGTGGTGGAAACTAAAGCGCTTGAGGAATTGAGAGTGTCGCCTATTTTGAGTCTGTCCCCAATATTGTCTGCTGCAGCAGCAACATGACAATTCCACAAGCTTGAAAGAATGATCAGGAAGAAAATTAAGAGTTGATCAAACCTAAAACCATGGTTGATGATCATAAGATACTTTTCTTTCTCCTGATGTTCTTGAAAACCAGCAAACATGATCATCACATTAACCATGATTAAGGTCAAGTATTGTCTACTGCCCAAAATGCCTTAGAAAATCCTAATTTATAGTGCAATACCAATTATAAAAATGAAATCTATCTTCTACTTTCATGATGTGCCAAATAAGATGATGCAGTCGGAAGTAACctgggtttacaagcaataaaccctcAATAAGAAGCTTGTAAACCCTCAATAagaattctggagtccaccagagctaaatgagaaaactctcaatcTATCTTCTACTTTCATGACGTGCCAAACAAGatgacgcagtcggaagtaacctgggtttacaagcaataaccCTCAATAagaattctggagtccaccaaagataaatgagaaaactctcaatttgattgataatttgACGAAAGATAAGTTCTGCAAGCATTTAAGGTtacttatatatgggaaaagaaagCCTAGGGCGACTAAGAATGAAACctacaaaacaaatccaaaacaaattagaaaaccgaaaattctaaaaaatagtaaattgcagttttgagacCCGAAACGATCCCTAAAACCCGAAATAGCCCATATGTCGTGGCAAAGCCCACACGGGTGGTTTTTGATTCTATTGGTAAGTGAATTATTTCTAAATGATTGCAAGGATAAGCAATAGAAAAGTTTGTTTTCTTGTACTATTTAAATTAAATTGGCATTGTATTGTGTGACTATATCTTTAAACCTCTCTTCACTGCTAGGAAAGGTTTTTGAAAACATTGATAAGTGATCAGTTTGGGAAGCCAATTCCAAGTCTGAACTAGGTTTGATATATACTTTGTTTCGAGTGAAGTACGCATGTTAGTGTTAATCGGACAATTTTAAACTGACTTAATGGACTATGACTCATTGCCAACCCAAgtgtatcttcttcttctttttttttttttttaaatccccaagtgtattttctttgttcatttaAGATTTTAGAGGACTCCCTTTTCTTGTGATTCCTCCCTTTCCTAGCTTTTACAGATAATAACTTTTGAAAATGTTGAAAAGTTGCATTTATTGCTAGGATTTAGTAATTGTATGTTGACTTTTAATCAAGGAGGATTATATTCCTCTCATTGTATCCCTTTTCGGTACCTATTTTTGTCAAACACCTCCTTTGCTTGGATATAGGTAGCTTGATTAGTTTGACTTGGAGCAGATCTTGTTGGTTGTGTTTCTCAATATAAatggcctttttttttcccctttccaAAGTCATCTTGAGGCTGGAATTTAACAGGGATTGGGCTGTTTTTACATGTACTAGAGTATAACCGCTTAATCAATTTTCCCATTGTATATAATATGGTACTGTAGATTGGGATGTTCTCATATTTATCGTGAGGGTAACATATGCATGGTTGTAGATTCTATGGCAAATTTGGGTTTGAATTATTCTTCATTGCAGTGGTTTTCTTCCCCACCTTATGTGATCTGGCTACCATTGCATTATGATTCATTGGGTTATCCCTATCAACGCGGTTAACGGGATTGTACCTCAAATCTTGGGTTtttgtattcttcttttttaggAGAGGTTTTGGTCTAGTCCCCCTCTccctttattatatatatatatatatatatatatatattaaataataTTAAGTGGAGAGACGGGCGGTGGGTTTCCGGGTGTAGTGGTCCTCTCCTCTTATGAGGAGGGTAGGAGCTTTGCGCAATGACCACTAACGAGGGGCTGATATCGCCTAAACctcttttaattaaaaaaaaataataataatatagtaCTGCCGATGTTGTTACATGGTCATTGGGAATTTATGGTGAGGACttcattttcatatatataaagACTACAAGATCAAAGCGAAACAAAAGGTATGAGCCTTTGTTTGGTCTAAAGTTACAACACCAACTTTAACTATTAGCAACTTACCTTGTATTAATTTAAGCTACACTTGAGCCTTACATGAATGTTTGGTCTAAAGGTATGAGCCTCTATTTTGTTCCTGGTGtcattccctttccggaaaggtataACAATCACGATTCGGACATCGAATGCCAAATTTGCAGCAAACCAGGTTTTCCTTTTTCACGATTGAGCTATTCTTCAATCCTTGTTGCCAACTGTTCTACatcacaagaaaaataaattttagttagacaataaaaaataaaaaaataaaaagaaaataggacGAAAAATTAAGGTGACAGGTTGTCTTTTGGATTAGTTAGATTGCAATAATCTTAGAAGACTTTGGCTCTATGAGAGATTCCTGGAAAATGCAATAGAAGACTTTGACTCATCACTCTAGGATCCCATGGAATAAATTTTAGTCATCTCTCTTGAACATGTCTGTTGAATTTGAATGTTGGTGTTTGTATATTGATCAAGCAAAACATGTACAAGATACAAACTATATAAAGTGGAAGACATAACAAGCCAATGACCAATGGGTCAAGGACTATGAACATTACCACAAATCACTCCTAAGTCCTAACTATATATGAGCCATAAAACTAGGACCTAGAAGTAAGGAAGCCTTTACTGCATAACTATAGAGTGAGGAGGAGCCTTAAAACAAGGAAGACTGAAGACTTCTAAACCAGGTAGAGTATGGGAGAAGGTAACCTCTAATTCAGTAGCTTCTAATTTTGCCCCTAAAGAGGAATCAAGGGAGCTCCTTGAGCAAAGCTTGGACAGCAGACCCTCAAACTTAGCGAAAGCAAGAATCTTGGTAAAATTGTCTGCCAGTTGATCACATGATCATGTGTACACTGTTTCAATAAGTTTAGACTGAACCTGATCTCAAACAATGCATGTGACAATCAACCTCAATATGTTTGGTGCGTTTATGGAAGACTGGATTGGCTGCGATATGCATGGCAGCCAGGTTGTCACAATGTAGAGATATGGGCGCAGTACACAGAATGCCCAAGTCACCCAACAATGCCTTTAACCATATGAGTTGACAAGCTATGGATGCCATTGCACGATACTCAGCTTCGGCACTAGAACGAGCAACCACAGTTTGTTTTTTACTTTTCCAAGTAACTTGGTTGCCTCCAATGAAAGTATAGTACCCAGTTGTGGACTTTCGATCAATGGCATTAGCTGTCTAGTCAGAGTCTGAGTAGCCCACAAGGTTGAAGTGACCATTGTTCTTCATAACAATTCCTCGATCAACTGTGGTCTTTAAGTAGTTAAGAATCCTTTTGACAATCTGTGGATGATGAGTGGTAGGGGAGTGCATGAATTGACTGACCAAACTCACAGCACAAGTGAGGTCTGGTCTTGAAATGGTAAGATAGATGAGCTTACTGACAAGGCGTTGATAAACATAAATTTCTGAGAGAGGTTCTCCTTCAACATCTATTTTAAGTCTGCTACTAAGAGGAGTGCGTGCAGGCTTACTATCCATCATTCCTGCCTTATCAAGAAGATCAACAACATATTTTCGTTGATTTAAGAATATACGATTTGAGGATTGATCCATttcaattccaagaaagtaCTTCAATGGTCTAAGATCTTTGATGGCAAAGGTATTGTGCAAGGTTGCCTTGAGAGACTTAATCTCATCCATATTGTCTCCAGTGATGATTAAGTCATCCACATACACTAGAACAACCAACTTGCCAGCCTTGCCATTTCGAACAAACAAGGAGGAGTCTGACTTCGCTTGAAGCTTGAGGCAAGAAAAACCGAACTCAATTTGAAATACCAAGCACGTGGggattgtttcaaaccatacaaggCCTTGTGAAGTTTGCACACCATTCCAGCTTCACTTTCACGTGGATGTCCAAGAGGTAATCTCATATATACATCTTCTTGACATCCATTTGGTATAGAGACCAACCATAATTCACAGCAACAGATAACAAATCTGTGTTCATTTTAGCAACTAGAGCAAAGGTCTCCTTATAATCAACACTAAGGGAAGAATTCATCATGTCAATGTGCTGCAAATAATCAAGTTTGGTTCCGAGGGATCAAAGAGACCTCTTGTTCCTGATTTCGTGCCTAATGGGAtattaggccatctccaaccctGGGCTAAGGGGTTggtatagcccaaaaaatatcatttttcatCTCCAACCCAAGGCTATGCTATAACAAAAACTGATTTGTGGGGCTAAAAGGGCTACGGGCTGGGCTAAACATAGCCCTGTGTAAAGCCCTTGAGCTTCTTCTTCGTGGAGACCACGCTGGTGGCCCAAAATTCTGATCAACAAAACCAATGGCTGAGATTAAATGGCaaataataaaataacatgGTATTTAAACTTATAGCCCTAAGGGTTGGAGATGGTAGAAATTATAACCTTTACTATTTACATAAATAGTGATTATCGGGGGCTAAAATTTAGCTTTGGGCTATTTTAGCCCCCCACAGTTGGAGATGGCCTTACATCTCTGGACAGAGCTATTTCCAGAGAGAAAAAACTATTACTCAGTAGGGATAGGATAAATATGCAAGTAGTGCAGGGTCGCGTGAAAATCATA
It encodes:
- the LOC112165178 gene encoding G-type lectin S-receptor-like serine/threonine-protein kinase CES101; its protein translation is MFAGFQEHQEKEKYLMIINHGFRFDQLLIFFLIILSSLWNCHVAAAADNIGDRLKIGDTLNSSSALVSTTGKFTLLFLPLSSSSNYSYLYIRRYNVSGANKAWVGNRDSPVLYPFGVLTLDSNNTLKIITNNEGGGGDPPIVLGSAPKSSSNVAATLSDSGNFILQELNSDGSTKQVWWQSFDYPADTFLPGMKLGVNRSNGHIWSLTSWTSVNYPPPGPFILDWDPTARQLEIRREGVVYWRSGNYSATNNRFQNILPNAKVSYKFSIVSNENEDYLTYTSEDGAYELPEWILNYYGSGIDIARADQCGGYNTDGVGCQTTSRPTTYMADVGSPFGLKKGSFKPITSSSTSRCPYSLNFVSNGSHSGTSIDCNNTCLQNCDCLGFDILFDDQTGCRFWSVDCEFVEDRTQPGNASNLVLTKLMPTAKSPPPKSPPSKSGATHKWIWIGVGISAALVIMAFSILCYLRRRGRKSKLSGEGEIDQNQLLNFRNPRRPTDFNGLQNDGNMGHDLSVFSYASVMAATINFAEENKLGEGGFGPVYKGKLATGQEVAVKRLSKCSGQGTLEFKNELILIHELRHTNLVKLFGFCIHGEERMLIYEYMTNKSLDYLLFDSIRGVFLDWSKRFSIIEGIAQGLLYLHKFSRTRVIHRDLKASNVLLDENMNPKISDFGMARIFSINDLEANTSRIVGTRGYMPPEYAMEGIFSTKSDVYSFGVLVLEIISGRRNNSFYNDDRAINLVGYAWELWKEGAGLQLMDPTLADSSTNEDQLLRCVQVGLLCVEDSAAKRPTMSDVLSALTNESSRLPAPTKPAFSTDRHAVTSSKVEKEPQIFSVNDLTISDCDGR
- the LOC112203356 gene encoding uncharacterized mitochondrial protein AtMg00810-like; its protein translation is MMNSSLSVDYKETFALVAKMNTDLLSVALQAKSDSSLFVRNGKAGKLVVLVYVDDLIITGDNMDEIKSLKATLHNTFAIKDLRPLKYFLGIEMDQSSNRIFLNQRKYVVDLLDKAGMMDSKPARTPLSSRLKIDVEGEPLSEIYVYQRLVSKLIYLTISRPDLTCAVSLVSQFMHSPTTHHPQIVKRILNYLKTTVDRGIVMKNNGHFNLVGYSDSD